One Pseudomonas fluorescens genomic region harbors:
- a CDS encoding histone deacetylase, producing MPLPLIYHEDYSPEFPADHRFPMDKFRLLRDHLIDSGLTRDADLLRPEICPNDILALAHDRRYIERYMSGELSREDQRRLGLPWNEALARRTVRAVGGSILAAEKALEHGLACHLAGGTHHAHYDYPAGFCIFNDLAIISQYLLQSGRVNRVLIFDCDVHQGDGTARILHDTPEAITVSLHCEKNFPARKAQSDWDIPLPKGMGDVGYLQVVDDTLNYLLPLYQPDLVLYDAGVDVHKDDALGYLQLTDEGVAARDERVMRHCVGRDIPVVGVIGGGYSKDRHALARRHGILHHSAQRVWDSHGCH from the coding sequence ATGCCCTTACCGCTGATCTACCACGAAGACTACAGCCCCGAATTTCCAGCGGATCACCGCTTCCCGATGGACAAGTTTCGTCTGCTGCGCGATCACCTCATTGACAGCGGCCTGACCCGCGATGCCGATCTGCTGCGACCCGAGATCTGCCCCAACGATATCCTCGCCCTCGCTCATGACCGCCGCTATATCGAACGCTACATGAGCGGCGAGTTGTCGCGCGAAGACCAGCGGCGTCTTGGTCTGCCATGGAATGAGGCACTGGCGCGACGCACGGTGCGCGCGGTCGGCGGTTCGATTCTGGCAGCCGAGAAAGCCCTCGAACACGGCTTGGCCTGTCACTTGGCCGGTGGCACGCACCATGCGCATTACGATTATCCGGCGGGGTTCTGCATCTTCAATGACCTGGCGATCATCAGCCAATACCTGCTGCAAAGCGGCCGCGTGAATCGCGTGCTGATCTTCGATTGTGACGTGCATCAGGGCGACGGCACCGCGCGGATTCTGCATGACACGCCGGAGGCCATTACCGTTTCCCTGCACTGCGAGAAAAATTTTCCCGCACGCAAGGCGCAAAGTGACTGGGACATCCCGCTGCCGAAGGGCATGGGCGATGTCGGTTATTTGCAGGTGGTCGATGACACACTCAATTATCTGCTGCCGCTGTATCAACCGGATCTGGTGCTGTACGACGCCGGTGTCGACGTGCACAAGGACGACGCCCTCGGTTATCTGCAATTGACCGACGAAGGCGTCGCCGCGCGCGATGAACGGGTCATGCGCCACTGTGTGGGCCGCGATATTCCGGTGGTCGGGGTGATTGGCGGCGGCTACAGCAAGGACCGTCACGCCCTCGCCCGCCGCCACGGCATTCTTCATCACAGCGCGCAGCGGGTGTGGGATTCACACGGCTGTCACTGA
- a CDS encoding GNAT family N-acetyltransferase, with protein sequence MEPILELQSARLLMRQWQDEDLPAFAAMCADPQVMRYFPATLSRLESASVIGRVRGHFAEHGFGLWALERKDTGEFIGFTGLGVVGFDAPFTPAVEIGWRLAREHWGFGYASEAAWTALRCGFDQLALQEIVSFTAQSNLPSEKVMQAIGMHHDPADDFDHPRLAVDHPLRRHVLYRISREQWLQTLHG encoded by the coding sequence ATGGAGCCGATACTGGAACTGCAAAGCGCACGGTTGCTGATGCGTCAGTGGCAGGACGAAGATTTGCCGGCATTTGCGGCGATGTGCGCCGATCCGCAGGTGATGCGCTACTTTCCGGCGACCTTGAGCCGTTTGGAAAGCGCGTCGGTGATCGGTCGCGTGCGCGGGCATTTCGCCGAGCACGGTTTTGGTTTGTGGGCGCTGGAGCGCAAGGACACCGGCGAATTCATCGGGTTTACCGGGCTCGGCGTGGTCGGCTTCGATGCGCCGTTCACCCCGGCGGTGGAAATCGGCTGGCGTCTGGCCCGCGAACATTGGGGCTTTGGCTACGCCAGTGAAGCGGCGTGGACGGCTCTGCGTTGCGGCTTTGATCAGTTGGCGTTGCAGGAAATCGTCTCGTTTACTGCGCAATCCAATTTGCCTTCGGAAAAAGTCATGCAGGCAATCGGCATGCATCACGATCCGGCAGATGATTTCGATCATCCCAGACTTGCCGTCGATCACCCGCTGAGAAGACATGTGCTGTACCGCATCAGCCGCGAACAATGGTTGCAAACCTTGCATGGATAA